From the genome of Solanum stenotomum isolate F172 chromosome 5, ASM1918654v1, whole genome shotgun sequence:
CAAGTGAACATCCAAAAGGGAAAGTCTAGAACGCTACATAAGTCTGCAGCAAGCAGTTAAAGTATCATAAAAAAAGGACATGGTACTTGTTGGTTGGTTGAACTACTCATTcattatttaccaaaaatacttgttagtcttttattttcattaactCAATAAAAAGGTTATATTTCATTAAAAGAATAGTTTCGCTTGGGCAAATAAGCAACTGTGTACTAAATAGTTGTTGGTATCCCTGTAATGAAGAGTAAAATGTTGAGAGATTATGTAGTCTTTACCAAATGCTCGTGAAAGAGTCTACGGCTGAAGATTCTGTTCATCAACAAAGCAAACGTGTTTGTTCCTCCGTCGAACATAACCAACCCTGTTAAACAATAAAATTGTgtcatgagaaaaaaaaagagtgcaaaaaaaaaaaacttgaaaacttgTTATAGCATTCTAAATGAAAGTGCACCTAACGTAATTGCCACCCATGGATTTTGACTTGAAATGCCACAATGACGTTCTAGAAAAACCTTGGAACTAATAAtcaatgagaaaaaaatacataaatattcatGATTAAACCATATCTTGAAAGTAATATAGATATTCATAAGTTTGTTTGAAGTGGAACAGAAAAATGTTTGGAGAATGGAGAAGAGTAACTCgtggaaaataataattaaaaatgcgACTCGGAAATTGAAAGAGAAACAGACACTTACGCAAGTCCTGAATTATGCTTCCCccaacttcaattttttcaatatgcGAAATGTTGGACCACTGGGAGTTTGGGCCACTCCGATTGGTGCAACTTTCTTCTAACTGTGGGCAGCCTTTAATTTCCAGTTTCCATAATTTGGTGAGGCGTCGCATGGCATCTCTGGATGGCAGATGCTCTAGTTTCTCACAGTTTTCTAAACTTAACTGTTGCAAAGAAACAATGTTGCCAAGCCCATCCAACAGAGCTTCTAACAATGGACATTCATCTACACACAGATATTGTAATTTGGGCATGACATATGAGAAGTCCAGGTTCTGTATTCGTTTGCACCTCATTAGCGTTAATGTTTCAAGAGAAGTAAGGTTGTCAAATCTATGAGGAAGAGCCTCGATTCCGAATCCATATATTTGGATCTCTGTTAAGTCAGAGAGTTGCATAAACTGATAGGGCAGAGAATCCCAGTGACCATGTCCATACACCCTCAATGTACGAAGGGACAACAGCTGCTGAATGCCATTAAAAATCAATTGGAAtgcatcaaaatccaccatctCTGAGAAAGGACCAATATCCAATATCCTTAACCGGGTGAGACGGTGAAGGCCCCCTGAGGGTACACTAATTAATTTGGGACATTCTGATATATCCAAATTGGAAAGTGAAGGCATTTCCCCCACATGTAAAGGAAATGAAACTAAATTATCACAGCAGCTGACCGTCAAAGATTCCAGAGACCGACAATGCTCTAGCATTCCACTTGGTAATCTGCTCAATCCATCACAATCCCATAACTGAAGACATTGGAGGGAAGTCAAATAATTCTCTCCACTGGGAACAGGAAAAGAACTGAAATTGGTGCAGTGCACAATCCTTAAGCTCCTAAGAGAATGGAGATCGTACAAGCTCAGTGGCAATTCACGAAACTCACTGCAGCCTGAGACCAAAAGGTGTTGAAGAGAAACGTTGTTGCGTAGCATCTCATCAGGAAGACAAGTGAGCTCTTTCACAGAATGGACAGTGAGTTTTATGAGAGATGTCAAGTTGCTGCACAAGTTCAACAGTGGCATTTCACTGTCAACTAGGACAATCTCTAATTCACGTAGGATTTCAAATTGATTCGGAGTACTTTTTAACAATGGACAGAAACTAATGCTCAACTTCTCAAGCCCAGGAAACATTCTTACCCCACTTGTTGGTATCAATTCCACTCCCTTCCACTCAGTAAGGCTACGCAAATCCTGCAATACAAGTTCTTTTAAGGATGGGAACACTTGGATATTGACATTATTGCTGCTTGATCCCTTGTTGTTAACCCCAATACCATAAAATGTAGTTCCAATGCATTCCACATCATGGAACCCTATCAATGCAAGACTCCGAAGGAATTTCAGTTGGCCAAGAGATGGAATTTCTTTGCACATTTTGCAACCAATTAAATTCAACTTGACCAAATTTGGTAGCGATTCTTCACCGAACCATGAAGGAAATCTAGTACCCAAATAGTTCTTCACCTGAAATATTTTCAATTCAGGATGCGGTTGAAGACCATCCAACACATGCTCATCATTGATCTCACATCCTTCTGATTCGTCATGGGACCATAGATATACCAGCTTGTAAATATTAAATTTCTCCCGTAGATATGCCGTTCGAGCTTCTTCTCTATTACGAACCAATTGGAGACCATTGATCTTTAATTCACCTCTAAGGTTCTTCAAACCACCTAATTCTTCTATTCGACGACCTTTCTCTAAACCCACATTGAAATACTGTAGGGTCTGAAGACAAGTCAACTGTCCCATGTTAAGTGGCATCTGAGATGGGTAGTAATATATGTGTCTCAAACTTATCATATTTCCCATCTCATATGGAAGTTCCTTGAGTGAATAGCAGTTATTGACTCTAAATGTTTGCAAATTATAGAGCTCGCAAATGGAGTCGGGCAAGGTTATGATCTTAGTGTTCGAGAGATCGAGATATCTCAAGTATATTAGCTTCCCGATTTTGGCCGACAACTCCTTGATTCCTGAActgtataaatttaaaactctcaagaacttAAAGCTCAACAACATGTCTTCCCATATATAATTGCTTCTCCAAAACAGTGTGCACAAACGTCCTGGCTCATTTATCTCATCTATTTGATCACTTGGTGAGTCCCATCCAAAGTATCGCACTTGAGAAAGATTTTCTCCTCCATCGCCCCTCGGATCAAATAGTTTAGATTTTAAGATATCTCCAGCCAGATCATGGACAAGATCGTGCATCTTACAGTGTGTTATACTGTTGTGCTTATCTAGCTTAACATCTTGCAGCAAGGAATTTCGCAACAAGATTTGAAAAAACCTGTGCCCAACATCTTCCATCATGGTGGTCTCTTGACATGGACGGAGAAATCCTTCTGCCATCCAGAGTTGGATTAGTTGGtccttttcaaactcaaaatcttttGGAAACATTGCAAAGTAAGCAAAGCATTTTTTTAGATGTGGAGATGGTAGATAATCATAGCTGagttttaggattttttttatgcTATTTTCCCTGTTATCATCTTCACCTGCAACAATGGGGTTGCCATCAAGAATTGCTTGCCATTCATGTTTTTCCTTGTTGTTGTGTAAGAGGCCTCCCAACACACTTGCAGCCAATGGTAGACCTTGACACATTTTAACAATCTTGTTGCCCATGCTCGCTAATTCTTCTGGAACCCTGCCATCAACAAATgctttttgtttgaaaatagaCCAACAATGATCTTCTGTTAACTTTCCCAAGATATGAAGATCTGTTGCTATTGTGGATGCCACCCGCTTCATACGAGTAGTCACAAGAATGCAGTTTCCTCTGGATGTATTTATTCCTCTCAAGGTGTCAACGAACTCATGCCACAATGTAGAGTCAACACACCACAAATCATCCAGGACTAGCAAATAGTTTTTTCCTCCCAATTCATCTTGTAACTTCTTGACTATTATATCTCTCCTTTGGACCTCAATTTTCCTCTCTGTCAATGATTCGAGGATTTGTTCAAGAAAGCTCTTCGTTTCAGACATTTCAGGTAGACACAGCCAAATTCTCTTTTCAAAGATTTGCTTGATGTGTTCATCATTGTAAATCCTCTTAGCCACAGTTGTTTTCCCTAAACCCCCCATACCCACTATGGGAATGGTGCACAGAACAACATCCTCCTCTCTCATCTTCAAAATCTTCTCCTTTATCTCAGCAACATCCAAATCTCTACCAACAACATCTGAAGCAACTACTAAGGAATCTGTTTCTCGAATTGGTAGTATTTTCCGAGAAGGAACCATGAGTGATTGTAGACCGAGGTCTTTGGCTAACTTATTAATAGCCGCCAACTCtttattgatgttgttgattttttgagacatttttctcttaaaagCAGTATGAGAAAAGAAACCACTGACCTTTTTCATTGGGCTGTTCATCACTTTTGTTTTGAGAGATTCATATCTGAATCGATCAAACACATTTTCAGTATCTTCAGCAACTCTCTCAAGCCTGTTGAGCCATTGTTCGACAGACTGTTGTTTCTCAACTTGTGGTGTTTCAACATCATGAATGAAAGCTTGGATTAAGGATACATTTTGTGTCAACATTTCGAGATCTTTGTTGAAATCCCTTGAGCTGTTGAGCTCCTCAATAGTGAGAGAAATCAACTTTTCAAGTAAAACTTGAACAGTAGCACCAATTACAGGATCAGCCATAGTTGTGTTTGgttcttcacaaaatcttcTTTCTCTTCACCAAAGTCTTCTCAAAGTAAGTCTCCTTTTGGTAGTTGTTTGCAGAGCACTAAAAGGAAGATAATAATTCATATACAATCATTCAAACagtaataaaaaatgaaaaaggctAAATACATGTGGATGAAGAACAAGTTGAGTCTAATATCCTCTTATTTAAgtagttttttgttttatttgtacaagtagttttattttacattttatttgtacaagtagttttattttatttgtatgagtagttttttaattttctatatgaaaaaaaataaaaaataaggcCCTAAATAAGTAGTACAATTATCTATTCTCTTACACTTTGTTGTAAATTATACTTAAAAAGACTCAAAGAAAACTAGTTAAAATTACTCTATGTGTTAGGCAAATGTGGCTTTAATTAAAACTACTGAAAACGGACAAATATACCCTAAACTATCATTCGTTATACTTTTAAGACACTAGTATCCTTACCGTCTAAGTTTTGGGATGTATATATCCTTTAGACTAATGGAGAAACACATGTCTCGATATTAAAGCCTATCCGAAATTTACTTGATATCTACCCATAACAAAAAGACCACCCAAATAACTTTAAGACACACATCCAATTTCTAACCCAAAATCCCCCAAAATACTTCATACACAAAAGacttcaatttcaaacattTCCAAAACACAAATCTCTTTTTCCCAATAGAAACATAAGGTATCGATCAGTACCAAAAGAAACTGACCATTATGTTTACAGGAGAAGAGGTGTTTTCACGTCAGCTCCATCTATGGGCACAATTACAAATACTTGTCAAAGCAGCAATTTGATTTGAACGACTCTTCTTTCACAGTAAAGCAAACCCATTTCACCATTTGTCCAACACAATTAGAAAAGGGTAGAGAACAGATTTTTTTAGCTTTCAAGTTCGCAACTTTATCAATGAAAAAGAATAACCCTCAATAATGATTACGACAAAAACAACCTTATTGCAAGTAAAGTAAAGCAAAAAAttgagggaaaaaaaagaagttaataagtatcaaatttcaagattttgtGATGACAGGATCAGAATCCGCACCAGAGTTGAGCTTTGCTGAAGAAGAATTAGTGTTCTTGATAGAGCAAGATGACCTTTAAGCTTCAATGTGAGACTGACATTTCAAATAGTCGCCTTATTTTGGGGGGTTTGGGTTGTAAATGGGTGCAGATTTAAGTTATTTGGGGTGAGTCTTTTAAATATGTAAGAAATTAAGGGCCCGTTTGGTCATGCGATatgatatcatgatatggaatcatgatatggtattatgatatggaatcatgagatgaaattgaaggtttgtttggacatgcgatatgaaatttttgtgttgtatattttcttataaacaaaaaaatctcataagttgtaaaactattaaaatagccccaattttttattcaatcttatcaaataaataaaaaattataaaatcgcataataaattattacaaagttatttgttctccacttaagtaattgttttatctaactttaatttaataaaaaattgaacataaattgtagtgtactagtctttaatataatcatcCCACATAGTACAAACAATTTcatcacgttgaacttgcatttctcgatcatgtgaccgagaagacgaaccaacattgttactttgagccatttgttggtcaatatcctcCGCAATTATATCTTCATGTTCATAGACcgtaaatatttcatcactactttggtattttcgcaaataattatgtaacactgcacaagctatgacaattttcacttgtgtatcaatatcataatggtttATGCCTTGTTTTAGTATGCTAAATCTATNNNNNNNNNNNNNNNNNNNNNNNNNNNNNNNNNNNNNNNNNNNNNNNNNNNNNNNNNNNNNNNNNNN
Proteins encoded in this window:
- the LOC125865716 gene encoding putative disease resistance protein RGA1 isoform X1, translated to MADPVIGATVQVVLEKLLSLTIEEFKSLRNCKKDLEMLTKYVSLIQAFIHDAERRQVEDQAVEKWLKMLERVAENADKVFDEFRYESLKRQVKIRNNPMKKVSDFFSHTDFKRRMSRKINNINEELRAINKLANDLGLQSLMVPPRQILPIRETDSVVVASDVVGRDKDVAEIKEKILNMRKDAVLCTIPIVGMGGLGKTTLAKRIFNDQHIEKHFEKRIWLCLPEMSEIKSFLELILESLTERKVEVQSRDIIVKKLRDALGEKQYFLVLDDLWRVDYTLWHEFLDTLRGINTSRGNCILVTTRSKQVASIVAADLHKLGKLTDDQCWSIFKQRAFVDGEVPEEILSVENKIVEMCQGLPLAASVLGGLLHNKEKHEWQAILDGNPLVAGEDDNGENSIKKILKLSYVYLPSPQLKKCFAYFAMFPKDFEFEKDQLIQLWMAEGFLRPCQETTVMEDVGHKFFQILLQNSLLQDVKLDELNNITHCKMHDLVHDLAGDILKSKLFDLKGDDEEKLSQVRYFGWESPRDKIDKINEPERLCTLFWRSNYISEDMLLSFKFLKVLNLSSSGIKELSAKIGKLIYLRYLDLSNTKIITLPDSICELYNLQTFRVNNCYSLKELPYEMGNMISLRHIYYYPSQMPLNMGQLTCLQTLQYFNVGLEKGRRIEELGGLKNLRGELKINGLQLVRNREEARTAYLREKFNIYKLVYLWSHDESEGCEINDEHVLDGLQPHPELKIFQVKNYLGTRFPSWFGEESLPNLVKLNLIGCKMCKEIPSLGQLKFLRSLALIGFHDVECIGTTFYGIGVNNKGSSSNNVNIQVFPSLKELVLQDLRSLTEWKGVELIPTSGVRMFPGLEKLSISFCPLLKSTPNQFEILRELEIVLVDSEMPLLNLCSNLTSLIKLTVHSVKELTCLPDEMLRNNVSLQHLLVSGCSEFRELPLSLYDLHSLRSLRIVHCTNFSSFPVPSGENYLTSLQCLQLWDCDGLSRLPSGMLEHCRSLESLTVSCCDNLVSFPLHVGEMPSLSNLDISECPKLISVPSGGLHRLTRLRILDIGPFSEMVDFDAFQLIFNGIQQLLSLRTLRVYGHGHWDSLPYQFMQLSDLTEIQIYGFGIEALPHRFDNLTSLETLTLMRCKRIQNLDFSYVMPKLQYLCVDECPLLEALLDGLGNIVSLQQLSLENCEKLEHLPSRDAMRRLTKLWKLEIKGCPQLEESCTNRSGPNSQWSNISHIEKIEVGGSIIQDLLPRFF